TACGGTGCGATCCGACAGTTCGCGGACATCGAAGTGCAACATCAGCTCGAACGCCTGCTCGAGCTCGGGCTCGTCGAGCGCGTGGTCCCGGTGACGGAGGACCCGCTTCGAACGAAGCAGGTCGTTTACCGCATCGCGGACAACTTCCTTTCCTTCTGGTTTCACTTCATCTACCGGCGACGAGCCGACATCGAGCGCGGGCTGGGCCGGGATGTCGTCGACCGCGCCGTGTTGCCGGGTCTTGCCGGTTACATCGGGCCCCGTTGGGAAGAGATGTGTCGGCAGCTCGTCCGCCGGAAGGCAGCGCGCGACGAGCTTCCGGTTCGGGTGTCCTCGGTCGGAAACTGGTGGAATCGAGACAGCTCGGTCGAGATCGATGTCGTGGGCATGCGCGGCGGGGAAATCGTACTAGCCGGCTCGGCAAAGTGGACCAGCTCGATAGACTCCAGAGAGCTGAACCGGCTCCGCAAAGCAGTTCTTTCGATGCCGCGGGTTGCGGCCGACGTGGTGCTTGCTCTATTTGCGCGAGACGAGGTGCGAGGCGT
The sequence above is drawn from the Vicinamibacteria bacterium genome and encodes:
- a CDS encoding DUF234 domain-containing protein; protein product: YGAIRQFADIEVQHQLERLLELGLVERVVPVTEDPLRTKQVVYRIADNFLSFWFHFIYRRRADIERGLGRDVVDRAVLPGLAGYIGPRWEEMCRQLVRRKAARDELPVRVSSVGNWWNRDSSVEIDVVGMRGGEIVLAGSAKWTSSIDSRELNRLRKAVLSMPRVAADVVLALFARDEVRGVAAGEALTFVARDFFSLAG